In Flavobacteriales bacterium, the sequence CCGAGCGAAGTGTGCTACACACCTTCTGATGGTAATTTCAAGATCACCAGTCATTCTTCAGGCATCAGCGATCCGAACGACAATTTCCCGTTCATCTTTAAAGGATTGGTGGGCGATGGCGAAATTGTGGCCCGTGTGAAGGACGTGACCGACATTTGGAACTATTCAGGCGGCATCATGCTGCGTAATTCGCTGGCCGCAAACAGTAACTATCTGTTCCTCAATTCGCTCGATTCGCGAGGTGTGTTCGACATTTATCGCACAAACAATACGGGCAACACGGGCTACCAATTGGTGACCACCTATCCGATGCCGATGTGGTTGAAGATCGTGCGCAGCGGCAACCAACTCACCACGCATTATTCTGCCGATGGTGTGAACTGGACGCTTTATCACAGCTTCAATCAGACGCTTAACCAAACCGTTTATGTTGGATTGGCGGCTTCCAAAGATGGCTGCGTCACCAACATCGATAATGTGAGTGTGACAGGCCAAGTGGTAACGGGTGTTGAAGACCAAGAAAAAGAGCCAGCGCTGAGTGCATACCCGAATCCGATGAAGACAAGTGTAACGGTGAGTGGCCTTTCGGGAACAAACGTGCTTAAAATGCTTGATGCAAGCGGAAAGTTGGTGTATTCGATCAACACAAGCGCCAACACCGAAACCATTCCGACTGAAGGAATGGCCACTGGACTTTACATCATATCGGTAGAAAACGCGGAGCAAGGCACGCAGCAGACCATCAATGTGATGAAGGAGTAGCACGTAGGAATAGCGCTTTCCACTTGGCATTTTTGGGAATCGCTATTTCAAAATTCCAAGATCCATTTTACCTTAGTACGACCAACCTTTAGTCTAGAACTCATGTTGAAACGTCTACTACTGCTAAGTTCCTTCGGCATTATTCATTTAGGAGCAATGGCTCAGCACGCCAAAGTCACACCTTCGGCTGCCGAACATCAGGCCCAAAAAGCCAATTTTATCAAATCAGAAGAATTCTCGTTGCCGTGTTCGGGCTCGAGAAGTTTCGCGGACATTAGCGATCCGTGGATGCGCTCGGTTACTTCTGGAGCCGTGATCCATGGTGCACCAAACAGATCGGCATTGCAACTGAAAAAGGACGCCAAAACCCGATTGAAGTTGGAGAATTCGAGTCGCGATCAGAACCCGGAAGTGGCAAACCCTTTGGCTGTAACGCCAACATTAGGAACCAACTTTTTGGGCAATGAGATGTTCGGAGGAACTCCCACAGACAATACCATGGGTATTTCGAATGGAGGCATTATTGTGAGTGCAGACAATTCTACCATGGAAGTGTATAATGGCGATGCGCAGAATCCATATCTCTTCACGCTTACGTCACATTCCGATTTTTTCAGTTTTCTGAATCCAGCTCCTACAGCCAACATCTACGACCCGAAAGTACTTTACGATAGTGGTTCTGACCGTTTCATCTACATGATCCTTCATGGAACATCCTCGCAACAAAGCGAGTTGCTCATCTGTTTTTCGCAGACCAATAATCCCGCAACGGGAAGTTGGTGGGTATACCGCCTTCAGGCCAATGTGGCGCATCCTGGTTCGTGGTTCGATTACCCGAACATTGCGGTAAGCAACAATGAGCTTTACATTACCGGCAACATGTTCACCGATGCAGGACAAAACTCTGGGAACATCCTTTTTCAGATTGAGAAAAATGCATGCTACAATGGTCAGAACATCAATTATCAGTACTGGGCCAACGTGCAGGACCAGACCAGCGAAACAGCCTTTACCATGGTTCCACTTAGCTGGGGACAGCAAGGAAACTACGGGCCAGGCGTGCTGTTGGCAGCCAACGAAACATCTGAACCATCTGATCGGATCATGCTTTTTGACCTTACCGATGATATGAGCGCAAGCAATGAGCAGCTGAATGCCTACAGCGCCAATACATCGGCCTTCGATGTGGGTGGATATGCCGCTCAAAGTGGTTCGAGCACGCAATTGGATATTGGCGACAACCGTATATTGAGCGGATTCTACCTGAATGGAATCATCCACTTGGTATTCTGTAGCGATATTGGCCAAGGTTGGAATGGCATCAATTACAAACGCATTGCCACCAACGATCTTTCTGTGCAGAGTTCCACTTTTGGCAATGTTGGAACCCACGATTACTGCTACCCCGCTGTGGCCTCATCCGGTTCATCTGCCAGCGATAAATCGGTCATCATCGCGTTCCTACGCTCTGGACAGGATATTTTTCCTGAATTCCGTGCTGTGAACTGCGATCACGACATGCAATGGAGCAGTTCCATGCTGATAAAGCAAGGCACTGATGATGTAAGCATCAGCGGAAACAACCCCGACCGTTGGGGCGATTACACGGGAATTAGCAGAAGAAACGGTGCAAGCCGAACGGTTTGGGCATCGGGCTGCTACGGCATGAGTGGCAACCACTGGAACGTGAACAATGGTTGGAACACGTGGATTGCAGAGCTGAGCGATGGCGGTCAGCCTGGAGCGGTTGGCGATGTGGAAGCGTCCACCGCCTTGCGCGTATATCCGAACCCGACCATCGAACGATTTTCCATTGAGTTTGAAATGTTGGAACGCATGGACATCGATGTGAGCATTTACGACATCAAGGGAAATCTGGTAAAGGTTTTGCTACAGGATAATATGAAACCGGGAATGAAAACACTCCACTTCAACCGCAATGCGCTAAGCAGCGGAACCTATTTGATCAACGTGACATCCAACGAAAAAACTCTAGCACATGAAAAGCTTATTATCAATTAGTCTGCTGTCTGTGCTGTTGTCTGTTTGCAATAGCAAGGCCGATAAACAAACAGAAACCGAGACCGAAGAAGCAGCTGTTACCACCAGAATCGACTCTGCAAGACTTCCTTCGGAGAATGTGGTGATGGAAGCCGCAGAACCTGCTGTTGATGGTGCCATCGATCAACCGGAATCTAAACCAGCATCCACCAAACCAGCGTATGAAGGCACCATGCCTGATACTTCTGTAAAGAAAATCGTTGAACATGGCGCGCCTGATAAGGCCCGTAATGATTCTGTGAAAGCTGCTAAAACCAAAGGGAAGTTCTGATTCTGGACTTTAGGTTTTAGGAGTTAGCCAATCATTTATTGGATCATCCATTATGTGCTCAGGATTCTTCTTAGCACCCAGCTTCGCGCGCAATACTTTCATCCATTGGGCTGAAATAGCTATGCTTAAAACATAGACAACTATGTTAAATACATAGCCATTTCTGTGTATAGCATAGTTAGCTATGGCTATAGAATAGTCATCTTACTATAAAACATAAATACCTGTGTTCTACACATACCAAGCTATGTTTTATACATAGTAAGCGTTGTTTTTGACACAGTTATGTATCTTTAAAACATAATCACGTATGTTTTAAATAGAGCCAACTCACTAATTTCTTGATCATGGTGTACCGAAACAGAAAAAAATCGACAAGCAATGGGAAGTTAACGCGCAAGGCAATACCCCAAGAATTCAATACGGCTACGCTTATCCGCGATGCCATGCGCAAGACACGGATGACGCAGGCTGAAATAGCCCGCAGAACATGTCGCAATCCGAACACGATAAAGAACCTGCGTAGGCGAAAAAGCATTCAGTCGAGCATCTTGCACGAACTGTCCATTGCCATGGGTGTAGACCTTTTTCGCCCCTTAAGTGACAACCTGCCCGAGCAGATCCGCTCCAACCCGGACACGGCAAAGATTGAAGCCTTGAACGCAGACAAACTGGCCTTGCAGCAACAGATAGATGAGTTGAAAGCACAGCTTGCCCAGCTACGCGAAGACAATGGCTACCTGAAGAAGATGATCGACATTATGGCCAAGAAGTAAAACAATTTAACTCCCTAATCTCTGGAATACCATCGCTTTGGACTTCTTGACGTGTGCAATACCGCGATTATGATAACCATACGTTCTTCTATAAGGTAATGCACCAGATAAGGGAACACTTTGACCGTGGCCGTGTGAATATCTCTATATCGTTTTGTAAATAATTGAGGATTCATTCGAAGTTGAGTAAAAACAGCCCTTATCTCAGCAACAAATCGCTTACCTAAGTCTTTACTTTGTGTTTCGTACCACTCGGCCGCTTCGGTAATATCCTGTTCGGCAACACTTTCAAGTATTACCTGATAACTCATAGCTTTTGCTCGAGGTCGTCCAACGCTTCATTGGCATCTCTACCAGTACTTGGGTTTGCGCGGTAATGCTCCACACGTTCGTTCAACACACTCTTGTGCCATTCGGGAATCTCGGTTTCGCCTTCCACCTCCAACCCTAGGTTATGGATAAGCTCCATCACAAAATCATACCTGTCTTCTGGAATTCTTAGGGTCACTTGTTTCATGGTGTTGGAATTTTGCGTCTATCAAATTTAAGGAATCCATCTAGGTAGAGACGCGATGCATCGCGACTTTACAAGATCACTCCCCCACAATCCTCACCGTCTCGGCAGGGCGGATGATCTTTCGGACAGGAAGCCAGGCGGCCAGCAGTCCGATGGTGCCAACCACAAGGAAAACGGACAGCACGTCCATTGGCTGCACTTCTACCGGATAGGACTGCACGATGTAGTTTCCGCCCGAGTTGAGTTTGATGAGTTCGAACTGGATCTGTGACCAGCAGACCAAAAGTCCGAGGATGAGTCCTCCAACGGCACCGATCATGGAAATGAAGATGCCTTCGAGCACAAAAATGCGTTGGATGAGTTGCTCGCTAGCGCCCATGCTGCGCAGAATATTGATGTCTTTTTTCTTTTCGAGGATGAGCATGGTAAGCGAACCGATGACGTTGAAAATGGAGATCATCAGGATAAATGAGAGTATCATGAACACGGCCCATTTCTCGCTTTTCATGATCTTGTAAAGCAGCTCATTCTGTTGAAATCGGTCTTTGACCACGTAATCTGCCCCCAATTTCTCTTGAATTTCTTCACGAACAGATTCCATGTTGGCCTTCGGGTCTAGCGCCAATTCCAAGGAAGAAACGCGGCCTTCGTGATCAAGCAATTCGCGCACGAATTTGATCGGTGTAAGCACGTATTTGAGGTCAAAATCTGCCTGAATGGAAAACACACCAGTAGCGTAGATCTGTTTCACGTTGAATGCCTTTGTCGGGTCGATGGTGGCACTGGAACCGCGCTTGGGCACATAGATCTGTAAGGGATTGATCGGGTCGTTCACATTGGCCGAAAGATGATAGGCCACGCCCGAACCGATAAGCGCTGCCGGTGCACCATTCACATGCATGAAAGGGTCGCCATCCACGATCATGCTATCCATGTCGGTCAGTTCCAGAAAGTTGTCGGAAACGCCCTTGATGCGTGCGAAATACTGCTTATCTCGATAACGGATGAGGCAACTTTCCTCCAACACCTCCACATATCCGAGCACGCCATCCGTAGCAAGAATTTCTGCTGTGGGAATGGCGCTCAATTCAACCGTTTTCCCTTCGGTAGGTTTGATGACAATAGGTGCTTCAAACACGTTGTAAAGCGAAATCACCAATCCTTCAAATCCGTTGAAAACGGACAGCACAATAACCATGG encodes:
- a CDS encoding addiction module protein; its protein translation is MKQVTLRIPEDRYDFVMELIHNLGLEVEGETEIPEWHKSVLNERVEHYRANPSTGRDANEALDDLEQKL
- a CDS encoding T9SS type A sorting domain-containing protein, whose amino-acid sequence is MLKRLLLLSSFGIIHLGAMAQHAKVTPSAAEHQAQKANFIKSEEFSLPCSGSRSFADISDPWMRSVTSGAVIHGAPNRSALQLKKDAKTRLKLENSSRDQNPEVANPLAVTPTLGTNFLGNEMFGGTPTDNTMGISNGGIIVSADNSTMEVYNGDAQNPYLFTLTSHSDFFSFLNPAPTANIYDPKVLYDSGSDRFIYMILHGTSSQQSELLICFSQTNNPATGSWWVYRLQANVAHPGSWFDYPNIAVSNNELYITGNMFTDAGQNSGNILFQIEKNACYNGQNINYQYWANVQDQTSETAFTMVPLSWGQQGNYGPGVLLAANETSEPSDRIMLFDLTDDMSASNEQLNAYSANTSAFDVGGYAAQSGSSTQLDIGDNRILSGFYLNGIIHLVFCSDIGQGWNGINYKRIATNDLSVQSSTFGNVGTHDYCYPAVASSGSSASDKSVIIAFLRSGQDIFPEFRAVNCDHDMQWSSSMLIKQGTDDVSISGNNPDRWGDYTGISRRNGASRTVWASGCYGMSGNHWNVNNGWNTWIAELSDGGQPGAVGDVEASTALRVYPNPTIERFSIEFEMLERMDIDVSIYDIKGNLVKVLLQDNMKPGMKTLHFNRNALSSGTYLINVTSNEKTLAHEKLIIN
- a CDS encoding type II toxin-antitoxin system RelE/ParE family toxin, with the protein product MSYQVILESVAEQDITEAAEWYETQSKDLGKRFVAEIRAVFTQLRMNPQLFTKRYRDIHTATVKVFPYLVHYLIEERMVIIIAVLHTSRSPKRWYSRD
- a CDS encoding FtsX-like permease family protein, whose amino-acid sequence is MNLPIHIAKRYLFSKKSHNAINIVSGISVAGVAVVTAAMVIVLSVFNGFEGLVISLYNVFEAPIVIKPTEGKTVELSAIPTAEILATDGVLGYVEVLEESCLIRYRDKQYFARIKGVSDNFLELTDMDSMIVDGDPFMHVNGAPAALIGSGVAYHLSANVNDPINPLQIYVPKRGSSATIDPTKAFNVKQIYATGVFSIQADFDLKYVLTPIKFVRELLDHEGRVSSLELALDPKANMESVREEIQEKLGADYVVKDRFQQNELLYKIMKSEKWAVFMILSFILMISIFNVIGSLTMLILEKKKDINILRSMGASEQLIQRIFVLEGIFISMIGAVGGLILGLLVCWSQIQFELIKLNSGGNYIVQSYPVEVQPMDVLSVFLVVGTIGLLAAWLPVRKIIRPAETVRIVGE